The Nitrobacter hamburgensis X14 genome contains the following window.
CGCGCGCGTCGAGCATCCCGCTAATTTCTTGGCTAAGTTCGTTCAGCCGCTCGCCTTTTTCGAGCGCGACGATACCCGGCCAGACATCCTCGCGGATAGTGTCACGGGCATTGTCGGTGGCCTTGTCCTCGAAGACGACGACCGCGATGACCGCAGTGCCAGCTTCGTTGAGTTCGAGTTGCATGCCGTCAAAGCCTTTATCGGCTTTGCGTATATGTGGCATCCGGGTCAGTGACGCGGAGGGCTGCTGGTGTGCGGCGATCCACGAGATTGCTTGGAATAGCCAGCCATCGCGGTGCCAGGGATCATCGTCCTCAGCGATGGTCAGTTGTTTGATTGCGGCGTTCGCCTGCTCAGCATTAGCAGCAGGACCTGGCACGCCCGCGCCTGTCAGGATTTTGGCGACATGACGATACTGGCCGAGCACAATACGTGCGACTCGCTCGGCGAGCACATCCTCATCGTCGATAGTCCATGTCCAGCCATGGCAGAGTTCGCCATGATCGAGTGGGGCGAGCGTCAGGGTCATGGGTGAGATAGAAGTGATCGTCGAACTGTCAGAGGCGTACCCGGAGCGACACCAAGCGTAACGCAACAAGTTCGAAATATGATAATGAAAACACAGACATATTTTTCGTTCGTGCAACACGAACAAACAATTGATCTACTCAATGCAGCTTCGCCCCCTTATTCCCTTTTTGACCGTACCATAAAAACAAGGATGGTGCGACCGAGAAGCACCTGTAGCCGTTGGCCGCACAAGAGATATTGGAGGTCCGCTTTAGATGGTGTCCTGCCCAACGACAGTTACCTATTTTCGAGCCTATGGGTCGCCAAGCAGCAATGCCCCATGTCAACGCGACGGATCGTGATCGGCAGAAATCTATCTGCTGTATCGCGGTGGCGGAGTCTAACCCGGGGGCTTACTCTTCACGATGACGTTCGGCGTCGTCTGGTGTCACCGCAGCTTTGTCACCTCGAATCTCTAGGATCTCTTCAAGCAAAAGGGCCGGAAGGCGATAGGTCTCCACCGGGGCTTGGCGAAGCCAATCCATGGCGTCTTCTGTTTCCAAGTCACGTGACGGAGCACGAGGCGTCAAACGTGTCGCGGTGGCACGGGACAGTCCGTTCGACATTAGGCTGAGCGTTGTTTTGTCCGATGCGCCAAGCTCCAGAAATAGGGGAATTGATGGCAACGTTTTGACAGCATCCGGAAGATTAACGTCTTGGAGTACTTCGGCAAGTACTGCGCCGTAGCAGCTGAACAGCCGGACGCATTGGTATCGTACCCGCTTCTCAACAAGTTCGAGCGTATCACGAATGATTTCGCGGCGATCACGATCAGGGTTTCGACGCAGTTGATTTTGAACGATCTGTGGTAGGGGCCGTCCGCGCATCCAGAACACCGCGATGAGTGCAAGGAAGCGATGTAGTCGCGAGGTATCGGGTCGGCCCTCGATGATCTTATGGCAGATTTCGAGAATGTCGGCGTAGGATTGGTAGGCATCACGGTCACTCGGATGTTTAGGGATGAGGGCCATGGCACTCGCTGGTGTACTTTCGGCCCGCAAGCGCAGCATTTGATAAAGGGCCTGTTGCTTGTGGGGCGAGATGTTAGGGCTAATGCGTAGCACACTGGTAGGTAGGGTGATGTCAACGGCTGCTTCGGCAATTGCCTTTTGAAGCGCTAGAGAACCTGGTGTCGCGTCGCCGTACGAAGGGATACGGCTTAACATCTTCGAGAGTGTGCCGGAGAAATGCTCATGTAGTAGCCGACCGAATATAGCGTCGACGTGGTCAATCTCACGGCGCTGGGTCTCTGGCCGCTCGATGACGCGTAAAAGGTCGGCGCCTTTCTGAAGGAGGCCCGCCTCGACGGCTGGAATGACGGTCGCGTCGCGAGGGTGGTCAAGCGGCTTCTTGCGCCAGTGATCGTAGTCGATGAGGAAGATGTTGCCTTGGAATTCTTTCATGAGCCGCCCTGCGCGGCCGGCTAAGTTCCAGAAGTCGACCGATTCCAGCGGGACCCGGTCGCCCTTTTCAGGACGGCAGAGAAAGAGGTTTTTAGCGGGAAGGTTAACGCCTTGGAGCAGGGTCGTGGTGCAGACGAGATAGTCAATGTCGCCCCGTATGACCGCTTCTTCGACGGCCGTGCGAATTTGCGTCGGCATGTTCGAATAATGGAACGCGACTCCCTTCTTCGCGCATGTCACCAACGCATATGACCAATGGACGGTCTCCGCCGCCAGCTGGGCGAGTGCCTGTCTTCGTGCCGTAGGCGGGCGATCGAGTCGGCCAGCGATTTCAAGCGCGATATGCTCGGCGTCGCCTGCGCCATTCGCGTAGACAATGTTGGACGCGCCCTGACCTAAACTGATGGCGAGATTCACCTGTTTCTCGACACGGGTGACCGAGCGACGCCCCAAGGCCAATCGGCCAATCTCAGTCAATGTACGTGCGGGCTCAACGTAGCGGACAGTCAGGTCTCCTGCTTCCGCGTCATCAAACGCCGCGACCAGAAAATTCTGGGCGACCGTCGGGTCGCCGCTGGGCATGATCGTTATGTCATCAACGTCGAACATCCGTCCAAAGACGTCGAGGTTCCGAATGCCAGGACTGGCAAACAGGAGTTGGGTCGTCGGTAGACGCTGCAATAGGTCGTCTACTGTCCATTGCAGAAGTACGCCCCGCGCGCCATCGCCGACCGAATGGGCTTCATCGACTATGATAATCTGTGCATGGAAGGTGGGATGGGCGCTCAGCATCATTCTAAGCCGTTCTTGGGTAAGAACGTAGATGGCGCGCCTGGGTAGGGGCTGCCCTGCCTCTACGGGAACGGTGATCACATCGACGTCGCCGGAAGTCCCGTCATCGATGATGAGGAGTTTGCGAACGTCAGCGGAGACCTGCGCGATCAGGGCACGAGTCGGAACGATATAGACGATCGTCTGGGGACTTGACCCCTCCAAGCGCGCGGCAATGAAATTCTGCAGTACAAATGACTTGCCCGCGGAGGTCGGTGCTGCGACCGCCACTCGTTCTCCAGCAACCAAGCGACGCCAGAGGCCGAACTGGTAGTGGGTGAGCAGAACTGAACGATCGCGACGTGTAATGGTTCGGCGATCCGAAACGATGAGTTCCTCAGTGATAAGGCTGGCTGGCAGGGAGGGCATGGCGTCGCGGATAGAGGGACGCGTAGCTAGGGCAGGGAAGTTACCCAAGCGGGCCAAAACGACGCGCGTGGCTTGGTCAAGAGGTAGTTCCGATGCACCATAGAGATCGAAAGCGGACGTCATCGTTCGATAGGCTTGGTC
Protein-coding sequences here:
- a CDS encoding DEAD/DEAH box helicase; translated protein: MQPLADKVWANPHFHAAARRLQRAWLSHDIGVGRDDRPGLEEIVRIVRASAILACSKTADHRDQAYRTMTSAFDLYGASELPLDQATRVVLARLGNFPALATRPSIRDAMPSLPASLITEELIVSDRRTITRRDRSVLLTHYQFGLWRRLVAGERVAVAAPTSAGKSFVLQNFIAARLEGSSPQTIVYIVPTRALIAQVSADVRKLLIIDDGTSGDVDVITVPVEAGQPLPRRAIYVLTQERLRMMLSAHPTFHAQIIIVDEAHSVGDGARGVLLQWTVDDLLQRLPTTQLLFASPGIRNLDVFGRMFDVDDITIMPSGDPTVAQNFLVAAFDDAEAGDLTVRYVEPARTLTEIGRLALGRRSVTRVEKQVNLAISLGQGASNIVYANGAGDAEHIALEIAGRLDRPPTARRQALAQLAAETVHWSYALVTCAKKGVAFHYSNMPTQIRTAVEEAVIRGDIDYLVCTTTLLQGVNLPAKNLFLCRPEKGDRVPLESVDFWNLAGRAGRLMKEFQGNIFLIDYDHWRKKPLDHPRDATVIPAVEAGLLQKGADLLRVIERPETQRREIDHVDAIFGRLLHEHFSGTLSKMLSRIPSYGDATPGSLALQKAIAEAAVDITLPTSVLRISPNISPHKQQALYQMLRLRAESTPASAMALIPKHPSDRDAYQSYADILEICHKIIEGRPDTSRLHRFLALIAVFWMRGRPLPQIVQNQLRRNPDRDRREIIRDTLELVEKRVRYQCVRLFSCYGAVLAEVLQDVNLPDAVKTLPSIPLFLELGASDKTTLSLMSNGLSRATATRLTPRAPSRDLETEDAMDWLRQAPVETYRLPALLLEEILEIRGDKAAVTPDDAERHREE